GGTCGCACGACTCGGATATCGCGAAGTCGCGACGCACTACGGGTGTGCGTACAAGAACGATGGCTATCGGGTCATGGAAGAGATGGCCGAGCGCGTTCCTGGCGTGACCTACAAGGAATCTCGAACGTTGTCAGTGGACGATGCAATGGGCGTCGGTGGGTATCACATCGAAATCACGTTCGCCCATCCCGACCTCGCCGGGTGGATACGAGCACACGAAGCAAACGCGGAACAAAACGGAGGACGCTAATTAGAGCGTTGTAATCACGGGGGTTCGTCGAACCCCCGCTCGAACGCGGTCCCATCCGGCCTCGTGGCTGCCTTCGAGCAGGTGCGCGACGTAGATACATACCGTTAATCAGTTCCCGGCCCTTCTGTCGTCTATATTGAATAGTCGTGACGATCAAGAGGATACCATGGCCAACCTCATCTACGTTATCAACACATCACTCGACGGCTACATCGCCGACGAGAACGGCGACTTCGACTGGACAGAGCCATCTGAGGACGCGCATGCCTTCTTCAACGATTTCCAACGATCGGTCGGTACCTCCCTTATCGGCCGTCGCATGTATGAAACGATGCGGGTGTGGGACACCTTTAACCTCGACGACCTCTCCGAGGTAGAACGCGAGTTCGCCCAGGCGTGGCGGGATACCAGCAAGGTTGTCTATTCAACCACCCTGGACACTGTGCCGGAACCACGGACCCGTCTGGAGCAAACGTTCGACCCCGAAGTGGTACAGGCCATGAAAGACCAAGCCGACCGCGACCTGTCCATCGGTGGTCCCGGTCTCGCTTCCGAGGCCATCCGCGCAGGTCTGGTCGACCGGTATATACTGCGCTTGGTCCCGACGATCGTCGGAGGGGGAACCCGATCCCTCCCCGACGCAACGCGGGCCGACCTCGCTCTCAACACGACACGTCGTTTCGACGACGGCTCCGTCCTCGTCGATTACAGCCTCCGATAACCAAATTGC
The Haladaptatus caseinilyticus DNA segment above includes these coding regions:
- a CDS encoding dihydrofolate reductase family protein codes for the protein MANLIYVINTSLDGYIADENGDFDWTEPSEDAHAFFNDFQRSVGTSLIGRRMYETMRVWDTFNLDDLSEVEREFAQAWRDTSKVVYSTTLDTVPEPRTRLEQTFDPEVVQAMKDQADRDLSIGGPGLASEAIRAGLVDRYILRLVPTIVGGGTRSLPDATRADLALNTTRRFDDGSVLVDYSLR